The Rhizobium leguminosarum bv. trifolii WSM1325 genome has a window encoding:
- a CDS encoding binding-protein-dependent transport systems inner membrane component (PFAM: binding-protein-dependent transport systems inner membrane component~KEGG: ret:RHE_PC00131 peptide ABC transporter, permease protein) — MTNPAPSILPGLGFRQRFPLLALILERFVLSLVLLFAVSILIFGGLEALPGDFATTYLGQSATPQAVANIRQDLGLNRPVTTRYVEWLGNAVQGDFGTSWASKNSVSEQIGKRLGNSLFLAGFAAVISVPLAVGLGMLSVHFRNRLPDKIINIISLAAISLPEFFIGYLLILLFAVNLGMATFPATVYDSMGFVERLKAIALPTATLVLVVLAHMMRMTRAAILSVMSSAYMETAELKGLSAFRSIVKHAAPNALAPIINVIALNLAYLVVGVVVVEVVFVYPGMGQYMVDAVTVRDMPVVQACGLIFAAVYIFLNMTADILAIIANPRLRHPR; from the coding sequence ATGACCAATCCTGCCCCAAGCATCTTGCCCGGCCTCGGGTTCCGGCAGCGTTTTCCGCTGCTTGCCCTCATCCTCGAGCGCTTCGTGCTCAGCCTGGTCCTGCTTTTTGCCGTTTCCATCCTGATCTTCGGCGGCCTGGAAGCCCTGCCCGGCGATTTTGCCACAACCTATCTCGGCCAGTCGGCGACGCCGCAGGCCGTTGCCAATATTCGCCAGGATCTCGGGCTGAACCGTCCGGTGACGACGCGCTACGTTGAGTGGCTCGGCAACGCCGTTCAGGGTGACTTCGGCACCTCCTGGGCCAGCAAGAATTCGGTGAGCGAGCAGATCGGCAAACGCCTCGGCAATTCGCTTTTCCTCGCGGGTTTCGCAGCGGTGATATCAGTGCCGCTCGCCGTCGGCCTCGGCATGCTGTCGGTGCACTTCCGCAACCGCCTGCCGGACAAGATCATCAACATCATCTCGCTTGCGGCGATCTCACTGCCGGAATTCTTTATCGGCTACCTGCTCATCCTGCTCTTCGCGGTGAACCTTGGCATGGCGACCTTTCCAGCGACCGTCTATGACAGCATGGGCTTCGTCGAGCGGTTGAAGGCGATCGCGCTGCCGACGGCGACCCTCGTGCTCGTCGTGCTCGCGCATATGATGCGCATGACACGGGCGGCTATCCTCTCCGTCATGTCGTCGGCCTATATGGAGACCGCCGAGCTGAAGGGCCTCAGCGCCTTCCGCTCGATCGTCAAACATGCCGCCCCCAATGCGCTTGCGCCGATCATCAATGTCATCGCGCTGAACCTTGCCTATCTCGTGGTCGGCGTCGTCGTTGTCGAAGTGGTCTTCGTCTATCCCGGCATGGGACAATATATGGTCGATGCGGTCACCGTGCGCGACATGCCCGTCGTGCAGGCCTGCGGCCTGATCTTCGCGGCTGTCTATATCTTCCTCAACATGACGGCCGATATTCTCGCGATTATCGCCAATCCCCGGCTGAGGCATCCGCGATGA
- a CDS encoding RNA polymerase, sigma-24 subunit, ECF subfamily (TIGRFAM: RNA polymerase sigma factor, sigma-70 family~PFAM: sigma-70 region 2 domain protein; Sigma-70 region 4 type 2; sigma-70 region 4 domain protein~KEGG: ret:RHE_PC00138 RNA polymerase sigma-E factor), whose protein sequence is MDAELIERAQGGDREAFGQLVSRHYDFVHATAWRWSGSSTDADDIAQEVCVKLGAAIRSFRGASRFRTWLYTLTLNAARDHRRKLAREEQTFRAYAVEPQPDAPAANDDELSSELWAAVRALPDRQCDAVLLVYGEGLSHSAAADVMGCSEATVSWQVHEARKRLKAVLGKEEV, encoded by the coding sequence TTGGACGCGGAGCTCATAGAACGAGCGCAGGGCGGCGACCGGGAGGCCTTCGGGCAACTGGTGTCGCGCCATTATGATTTCGTCCATGCGACGGCGTGGCGGTGGTCTGGCAGTTCCACGGATGCCGACGACATCGCCCAGGAGGTCTGCGTCAAGCTCGGCGCAGCCATCCGCAGCTTTCGCGGCGCCAGCCGCTTCAGGACATGGCTTTATACTCTGACGCTCAATGCCGCCCGTGACCATAGACGCAAGCTTGCACGAGAGGAGCAGACATTCCGCGCCTACGCTGTCGAACCGCAGCCCGATGCGCCGGCCGCAAATGACGATGAGCTATCGAGCGAATTATGGGCAGCCGTGCGCGCCTTGCCGGACAGGCAATGCGACGCAGTGCTGCTCGTTTACGGCGAAGGTCTCAGCCATTCGGCTGCCGCCGATGTCATGGGCTGCTCGGAGGCGACTGTGTCCTGGCAGGTTCATGAAGCGCGCAAGAGGCTGAAGGCCGTGCTCGGCAAGGAAGAGGTATGA
- a CDS encoding Alpha/beta hydrolase fold-3 domain protein (PFAM: Alpha/beta hydrolase fold-3 domain protein~KEGG: ret:RHE_PC00137 lipase/esterase protein): MSAQPPAPTERGILQFLAICDSFYPPDAVLASIEQQRHWYDTLCARFDRPLPPEMIFADGMLQRIPIRRYRPRKISTRTSLLYLHGGGFVVGSLESHHAICAEIADFAGAELVSVDYRLAPEYRWPAQTDDGFTVLKHLLSANSKVVLIGDSAGANLAAGLALRARDEGLSGVVGQVLIYPALGGDLAAGSYVEMAAAPGLTTADVGYYREILQAPAGNEIAEPLQAASLAGLPPAFITVAHFDPLRDDGRHYAARLTAEGVEVWFREEPQMVHAWLRARHMSDGARDGFRAVCEAVRRLAIA; this comes from the coding sequence ATGTCCGCTCAACCACCTGCCCCCACCGAAAGGGGCATCCTGCAGTTTCTGGCGATTTGCGATTCCTTCTATCCGCCAGACGCCGTTCTAGCATCGATCGAACAGCAGCGACATTGGTACGACACGCTCTGCGCTCGTTTCGACCGCCCGCTGCCCCCGGAGATGATCTTTGCGGACGGCATGCTCCAGCGCATACCGATCCGGCGCTACCGCCCGCGGAAAATCAGCACCCGCACCAGTCTGCTCTATCTTCATGGCGGCGGCTTTGTTGTCGGTTCGCTCGAGAGCCATCATGCCATCTGCGCCGAGATCGCCGATTTTGCCGGCGCGGAACTTGTTTCGGTCGATTACCGGCTGGCCCCTGAATATCGCTGGCCGGCGCAGACGGATGACGGCTTTACCGTGTTGAAGCATCTGCTTTCCGCCAACAGCAAGGTCGTGCTGATCGGCGACAGTGCCGGGGCCAATCTGGCGGCGGGCCTTGCATTGCGCGCGCGCGACGAGGGCCTGTCCGGAGTCGTCGGCCAAGTTCTGATCTATCCGGCGCTTGGCGGTGACCTTGCCGCAGGCTCTTACGTCGAAATGGCCGCGGCGCCGGGCCTGACGACGGCGGATGTCGGCTATTATCGCGAAATCCTGCAGGCGCCGGCAGGCAATGAGATCGCCGAGCCCCTGCAGGCAGCTTCGCTTGCCGGGCTGCCGCCGGCCTTCATCACGGTCGCGCATTTCGATCCGCTTCGGGACGACGGCCGGCACTATGCCGCCCGGCTCACCGCGGAGGGCGTCGAAGTCTGGTTCCGAGAGGAGCCGCAAATGGTGCACGCGTGGCTGCGCGCCCGCCACATGAGCGACGGCGCCCGCGATGGCTTCCGTGCCGTCTGCGAGGCCGTTCGGCGTCTGGCGATCGCCTGA
- a CDS encoding binding-protein-dependent transport systems inner membrane component (PFAM: binding-protein-dependent transport systems inner membrane component~KEGG: ret:RHE_PC00132 peptide ABC transporter, permease protein) — protein sequence MRLRDIPITAWIGMAGIAIAFIFALFAPWLAPYGETQVVGDVWQLPDNQYIFGLDNLGRDIFSRLIYGARTTLTVASAATVISFSLGIILSFTAAVSRGIIDTVFSRFNDLMMSIPTLIFALVVLAVLPQNIVVLILVMAILDSTRVYRLGRAVALDVAVMEFVEAATLRGEGKLWIIFREILPNTLSPLLAEFGLRFAFSILFLSTLSFLGLGIQPPAADWGGMVKDNKDGIIFGISAALVPGTAIATLAVCVNLVVDWLLKRTSSLKGGRGDA from the coding sequence ATGAGATTGCGAGATATCCCCATCACCGCCTGGATCGGCATGGCCGGTATCGCCATCGCTTTCATCTTCGCGCTCTTCGCTCCCTGGCTCGCCCCCTATGGCGAGACGCAGGTCGTCGGCGACGTGTGGCAGTTGCCTGATAACCAGTATATTTTCGGTCTCGACAATCTCGGCCGCGACATCTTCTCGCGGTTGATCTACGGCGCGCGCACGACGCTGACGGTCGCATCCGCCGCCACCGTCATCTCCTTCTCGCTGGGCATTATCCTGAGCTTCACCGCGGCCGTCTCGCGCGGCATCATCGACACGGTCTTTTCGCGCTTCAACGATCTGATGATGTCGATCCCGACGCTGATCTTCGCGCTCGTCGTTCTTGCGGTGCTGCCGCAAAACATCGTCGTGTTGATCCTTGTCATGGCGATCCTCGATTCCACCCGCGTCTATCGTCTCGGCCGCGCCGTCGCGCTCGATGTCGCGGTGATGGAATTCGTCGAGGCGGCAACACTGCGCGGCGAAGGCAAACTTTGGATCATCTTCCGCGAAATCCTGCCGAACACGCTGTCGCCGCTGCTGGCCGAATTCGGCCTGCGCTTCGCCTTCTCGATCCTGTTCCTCTCGACGCTTTCCTTCCTCGGCCTCGGCATTCAGCCGCCTGCGGCCGATTGGGGCGGCATGGTCAAGGACAACAAGGACGGCATCATCTTCGGTATCTCGGCAGCGCTGGTGCCGGGCACGGCGATCGCGACACTTGCCGTCTGCGTCAACCTCGTGGTCGACTGGCTCCTGAAACGCACATCCAGCCTCAAGGGAGGGCGCGGCGATGCCTGA
- a CDS encoding von Willebrand factor type A (PFAM: von Willebrand factor type A~SMART: von Willebrand factor type A~KEGG: ret:RHE_PC00139 hypothetical protein) translates to MTVDKELDKLSRLTPPAATPEARTRALAAAMQAFDTAENNATAAQGNAKGWRQSSIINWIWSPAMNKKFLAGSALATLLVIPAAGYLAIELTRNGLPIIDQTEIAGNLSKSEASKQPAATTGQPVAVAPQIPAGNVSLAEQSVAVAQALQDKEAPALAKPDASQTSEYDANAALTNKPEGSAAALGATKRAAPAAPGIVPQRQFAEPMAAIAPSPVPPAEGRMQMQLDPNRERFANAAANPIKSVATDPVSTFSADVDSASYAFVRRSLTGGAMPDPLSVRVEEMINYFPYDWPGPNNADQPFKATVTVMPTPWNRDTELMHVAIKGYDIAPATTPRANLVFLIDVSGSMDEPDKLPLLKSAFRLMVNRLKADDTVSIVTYAGNAGTVLAPTRVAEKSKILSAIDRLEPGGSTGGAEGIEAAYDLAKQGFVKDGVNRVMLATDGDFNVGPSSDGDLKRIIEEKRKDGIFLTVLGFGRGNLNDSLMQTLAQNGNGSAAYIDTLAEAQKTLVEEAGSTLFPIASDVKFQVEFNPERIAEYRLIGYETRALNREDFNNDRVDAGDIGSGHSVTAIYEITPKGSPAVMNDDLRYGAADKVPAEASDSAHHGELAFVKMRYKRPGEDKSALITTPVNDGNAVATVDAAPQDVRFSVAVAAFGQKLSHVAAVDTYSYQAIADLAAASRGTDTFGYRSDFLGLVRLADGLSQR, encoded by the coding sequence ATGACCGTGGACAAGGAACTCGACAAGCTCTCCCGCCTGACACCGCCGGCAGCAACGCCGGAGGCGCGTACGCGTGCACTTGCTGCCGCGATGCAGGCCTTCGACACCGCGGAAAATAATGCAACGGCGGCCCAAGGAAATGCGAAAGGCTGGCGTCAAAGCTCCATCATCAACTGGATATGGAGCCCTGCCATGAACAAGAAATTCCTCGCCGGTTCAGCCCTTGCGACGCTGCTGGTCATTCCGGCCGCCGGTTATCTCGCGATCGAGCTGACCCGTAACGGATTGCCGATCATCGACCAGACTGAGATCGCCGGCAATCTTTCGAAAAGTGAGGCGTCGAAACAACCGGCTGCAACCACCGGTCAGCCGGTTGCGGTCGCGCCGCAAATACCGGCCGGGAACGTCAGCCTGGCTGAGCAATCTGTTGCTGTCGCGCAAGCGCTGCAGGACAAGGAGGCGCCGGCCCTCGCGAAACCCGATGCGTCGCAGACATCCGAATACGATGCCAACGCCGCCCTCACGAACAAGCCGGAGGGTTCTGCCGCGGCACTCGGGGCTACCAAACGCGCTGCGCCGGCCGCTCCCGGCATCGTCCCCCAGCGGCAGTTTGCCGAACCGATGGCCGCCATCGCCCCCTCGCCTGTTCCGCCTGCGGAGGGGCGCATGCAGATGCAGCTCGATCCCAATCGCGAGCGGTTTGCCAATGCGGCGGCAAATCCGATCAAGAGCGTCGCGACGGATCCGGTTTCGACATTCTCCGCCGATGTCGACAGCGCGTCCTATGCCTTCGTCCGCCGGTCGTTGACGGGCGGGGCAATGCCCGATCCACTATCGGTTCGCGTCGAGGAGATGATCAATTATTTCCCCTATGACTGGCCGGGTCCTAACAATGCCGACCAGCCTTTCAAGGCGACGGTGACTGTCATGCCGACCCCGTGGAACCGCGACACGGAATTGATGCATGTGGCGATCAAGGGTTATGATATTGCGCCGGCGACCACGCCGCGTGCCAATCTGGTTTTCCTGATCGACGTGTCGGGCTCGATGGACGAGCCGGACAAACTGCCGCTGCTGAAGAGCGCCTTCCGGCTCATGGTCAACAGGCTGAAGGCTGACGATACCGTGTCGATCGTCACCTATGCCGGTAATGCCGGCACGGTGCTGGCGCCGACACGCGTGGCGGAGAAATCGAAGATCCTGTCGGCGATCGACAGGCTGGAGCCCGGAGGCTCGACCGGCGGGGCCGAAGGCATCGAGGCGGCCTACGACCTTGCCAAGCAGGGCTTCGTCAAGGACGGCGTCAACCGGGTTATGCTGGCGACCGATGGCGACTTCAATGTCGGTCCGTCGAGCGATGGGGATTTGAAGCGCATCATTGAAGAGAAGCGCAAAGACGGCATCTTCCTCACCGTTCTCGGCTTCGGACGGGGCAATCTCAACGATTCCCTGATGCAGACGCTCGCCCAGAACGGCAATGGCAGTGCTGCCTATATCGATACCTTGGCCGAGGCGCAGAAGACGCTGGTCGAAGAGGCCGGATCGACGCTGTTTCCGATCGCCAGCGACGTCAAATTCCAGGTCGAGTTCAACCCGGAACGGATCGCCGAATACCGGCTGATCGGTTACGAGACGCGGGCGCTGAACCGCGAGGATTTCAACAATGACCGCGTCGATGCCGGCGATATCGGCTCCGGCCACAGCGTCACGGCGATTTACGAGATTACGCCGAAGGGAAGCCCCGCCGTGATGAATGACGACCTGCGGTACGGCGCAGCCGATAAGGTGCCGGCCGAGGCCTCCGACAGCGCCCATCACGGCGAGCTTGCCTTCGTCAAGATGCGCTACAAGCGGCCGGGCGAGGACAAGAGCGCCCTCATCACCACGCCTGTCAACGACGGCAACGCGGTCGCCACCGTCGATGCCGCGCCGCAGGATGTCCGTTTCTCGGTGGCAGTCGCAGCCTTCGGCCAGAAACTCAGCCATGTCGCGGCCGTCGACACCTATTCCTATCAGGCGATCGCCGATCTCGCCGCGGCATCGCGAGGCACGGACACCTTCGGTTACAGGTCGGATTTCCTCGGTCTGGTTCGGCTGGCGGACGGTCTCAGTCAACGGTGA
- a CDS encoding ABC transporter related (PFAM: ABC transporter related~SMART: AAA ATPase~KEGG: ret:RHE_PC00133 peptide ABC transporter, ATP-binding protein) encodes MPELLSVRNLKIEATSYPPGEPPKRVTIVDGVSFDLQKGKVLGLIGESGAGKSTIGLSALAYGRGGAEITGGEVRLDGADILVLGKDGIRKIRGARVCYVAQSAAAAFNPAHRLGDQVIEASVKHRLMTKDEARKRALYLFGVLGLPNPETFGERFPHQVSGGQLQRAMTAMALCSNPELIVFDEPTTALDVTTQIDVLAAIKHAIEETHTAALYITHDLAVVAQISDDIMVLRYGKQVEYGSVQQIIEAPREDYTRALVNVRQAYREEAADQSAALLKVENVSAEYSNGFKVLHDVSLHVPKGQTLAVVGESGSGKSTLARVITGLLPPSSGRIVFDGKPLMPGLKSRPNDDLRRIQLIYQMADTAMNPRQTVRDIIGRPLTFYYGLRGAEKTARVKELLDQIEMGKGFVDRYPAELSGGQKQRVAIARALAAKPELILCDEPTSALDPLVAEGILKLLLRLQQEEQLSYVFITHDIAIVRAIADSVAVMHRGKLVRFGPKSTALSPPFDDYTDLLLKSVPEMEIGWLERVLATRRMESAGN; translated from the coding sequence ATGCCTGAGCTTCTTTCCGTTCGTAATCTGAAGATCGAAGCAACCAGCTACCCGCCGGGCGAACCGCCGAAGCGAGTGACGATCGTAGACGGGGTTTCCTTCGATCTGCAGAAGGGCAAGGTTCTCGGCCTGATCGGGGAATCGGGCGCCGGCAAGTCGACGATCGGCCTTTCGGCGCTTGCCTATGGCCGGGGCGGCGCCGAAATCACCGGTGGCGAGGTGCGGCTCGACGGCGCTGATATCCTGGTGCTCGGCAAGGACGGCATCCGGAAAATCCGCGGCGCACGGGTCTGCTACGTTGCGCAATCGGCCGCCGCCGCCTTCAATCCGGCCCACAGGCTCGGCGATCAGGTGATCGAAGCCTCGGTCAAACATAGATTGATGACGAAAGACGAGGCGCGCAAACGGGCGCTTTATCTGTTCGGGGTTCTCGGCCTGCCCAATCCGGAAACCTTCGGCGAGCGCTTTCCCCACCAGGTCTCCGGCGGCCAGTTGCAGCGCGCGATGACGGCGATGGCGCTCTGCTCCAATCCCGAACTCATCGTCTTCGACGAGCCGACGACGGCGCTTGACGTCACCACGCAGATCGACGTGCTGGCGGCGATCAAGCATGCCATCGAGGAAACGCACACCGCCGCCCTCTACATCACCCATGACCTTGCCGTCGTCGCCCAGATCTCGGACGACATCATGGTCCTGCGTTATGGCAAGCAGGTCGAATATGGCAGTGTCCAGCAGATCATCGAGGCGCCGCGGGAAGACTATACGCGCGCTCTCGTCAATGTCAGGCAGGCCTATCGTGAGGAGGCGGCCGACCAGTCTGCAGCACTTCTCAAGGTCGAAAATGTCAGCGCCGAATATTCCAACGGCTTCAAAGTGCTGCACGATGTCTCGCTGCACGTGCCGAAGGGGCAGACGCTCGCGGTCGTTGGTGAATCCGGTTCCGGCAAATCGACCCTGGCGCGCGTCATCACCGGCCTGTTGCCGCCGAGCAGCGGCCGCATCGTCTTTGACGGCAAGCCGCTGATGCCAGGTCTGAAGAGCCGGCCGAATGACGATTTGAGGCGCATCCAGTTGATCTACCAGATGGCCGATACGGCGATGAACCCGCGACAGACGGTGCGCGACATCATCGGCCGCCCGCTGACCTTCTATTATGGCCTGAGAGGTGCCGAGAAGACCGCCCGGGTGAAGGAACTGCTCGATCAGATCGAAATGGGCAAGGGCTTCGTCGACCGCTACCCGGCCGAACTATCCGGCGGCCAGAAGCAGCGCGTGGCGATTGCGAGAGCGCTGGCCGCCAAGCCCGAACTCATCCTCTGCGACGAGCCGACCTCGGCGCTCGATCCGCTGGTGGCGGAGGGTATCCTCAAGCTGCTTCTGCGCCTGCAGCAAGAAGAGCAGCTGTCCTATGTCTTCATCACCCACGACATCGCGATCGTCCGGGCGATCGCCGACAGCGTGGCGGTGATGCATCGCGGCAAGCTGGTACGGTTCGGTCCGAAATCGACGGCGCTGTCGCCGCCCTTTGACGACTACACCGATCTGCTGTTGAAATCCGTGCCGGAAATGGAAATCGGCTGGCTGGAACGGGTGCTTGCCACGCGTCGCATGGAGAGCGCCGGCAACTGA
- a CDS encoding peptidase S15 (PFAM: peptidase S15; X-Pro dipeptidyl-peptidase domain protein~KEGG: ret:RHE_PC00136 hypothetical protein), producing the protein MTSRGFTTIENEWITLEDGTRLAARIWMPDGASEDPVPAVFEFLPYRKRDGTSLRDESTYPVFAAAGIAGVRVDIRGSGESDGVIDGEYTESELANACELIAWIASQPWSNGAVGMMGISWGGFNSLQVAALRPPALKAVISIASTVDRYNDDIHYKNGCHLSAQLSWAATMLGYQSRPPDPALVGERWKEMWLERLAGEPFFMEEWLAHQRRDVFWRHGSISEDFSSVEIPALVIAGWADGYRNTPLMAVEGLGGKAKALIGPWVHKYPHFAWPKPRTDFHGEAIAWWNKWLRGEDNGIDRLPQARAYILDAIRPAPRRDSDPGFWVAKDVWSPPQMQCFYVEQFGKLTEGMPIPHAPEHPVYLRSPLDTGTASGEYFTLKPDAEMAIDQRSDDAGSLVFDTMPLAGDHDYLGRPVLTLALRSRAACGNLCARLVDVHPDGTATRVAFGVVNLTHRDGNVDPKPLKPGETVPIRLVLDACGYRFRKGHRIRLSLSTAYWPMILPPPDDDGIEVDIAALGLGLPMLGEHQRIDIKEPANPDPLPKYIEHAAAATKRQVVRDLSVNRTEYHIHEDTGLTEHPETGLSTRQLREELWSISPDNPLSMTGTSTWTCDMRRPGWFVRTVATGRVACTRTDWIISAVVTAFEDDVQIFEKVFAEKRIARDLM; encoded by the coding sequence ATGACCTCGCGCGGCTTCACCACCATCGAGAATGAATGGATTACGCTGGAGGATGGGACGCGGCTTGCCGCGCGCATCTGGATGCCGGATGGCGCTAGCGAAGATCCCGTTCCCGCCGTCTTCGAATTCCTGCCCTATCGCAAACGGGACGGAACCAGCCTCAGGGACGAGTCGACCTATCCGGTATTCGCGGCCGCAGGCATTGCCGGCGTGCGCGTTGATATCCGCGGATCCGGAGAATCAGACGGCGTCATCGACGGCGAATATACCGAAAGCGAGCTTGCCAATGCCTGCGAGCTGATCGCCTGGATTGCCTCGCAGCCATGGTCGAACGGCGCGGTCGGCATGATGGGCATCTCCTGGGGTGGCTTCAACAGTCTGCAGGTCGCAGCATTGCGCCCGCCGGCGCTGAAGGCCGTCATATCGATCGCCTCGACCGTCGACCGCTACAATGACGACATCCACTACAAGAACGGCTGCCATCTCTCCGCCCAGCTCTCATGGGCGGCAACGATGCTTGGCTACCAGTCGCGCCCGCCCGACCCCGCACTCGTCGGCGAACGCTGGAAGGAAATGTGGCTGGAACGCCTGGCAGGCGAACCCTTCTTCATGGAGGAATGGCTGGCCCATCAGCGGCGCGATGTCTTCTGGCGTCACGGCTCGATCTCAGAGGATTTTTCGAGCGTGGAGATCCCCGCGCTGGTGATTGCCGGCTGGGCCGACGGCTACCGCAATACGCCGCTGATGGCGGTCGAAGGCCTGGGCGGCAAGGCGAAGGCGCTGATCGGCCCCTGGGTCCACAAATATCCGCATTTCGCCTGGCCGAAGCCGCGCACCGATTTCCATGGCGAGGCAATCGCCTGGTGGAACAAATGGCTGCGGGGCGAGGACAATGGGATCGACAGGCTGCCGCAGGCCCGCGCCTATATTCTCGATGCCATCCGCCCTGCCCCACGCCGCGACAGCGATCCGGGCTTCTGGGTCGCCAAGGACGTCTGGTCGCCGCCACAGATGCAGTGCTTCTATGTCGAGCAGTTCGGCAAGCTGACCGAAGGCATGCCGATCCCGCATGCGCCCGAACATCCCGTTTATCTCCGCTCTCCGCTCGACACCGGGACGGCATCGGGTGAATATTTCACGCTGAAACCCGACGCCGAAATGGCGATTGATCAACGCTCGGACGATGCCGGCTCGCTGGTCTTCGATACGATGCCGCTTGCTGGCGATCACGACTATCTCGGCCGGCCCGTGCTCACGCTTGCGCTGCGCTCTCGGGCGGCGTGCGGAAATCTCTGCGCCCGGCTCGTCGATGTCCATCCGGATGGCACGGCAACGCGTGTCGCTTTCGGCGTCGTCAATCTTACCCACCGGGACGGCAATGTAGATCCCAAGCCGCTGAAACCGGGCGAGACGGTGCCGATCCGGCTCGTGCTCGATGCCTGCGGTTATCGCTTCCGCAAGGGGCATCGCATCCGCCTTTCGCTTTCTACCGCCTATTGGCCGATGATCCTGCCGCCGCCTGATGACGACGGCATCGAGGTCGATATCGCCGCACTCGGTCTGGGGCTGCCGATGCTCGGCGAGCACCAGCGGATAGACATCAAGGAACCGGCCAATCCCGATCCGCTGCCGAAATACATTGAGCACGCGGCGGCCGCGACGAAGCGGCAGGTCGTCCGCGATCTCTCGGTCAACAGGACCGAGTATCACATCCACGAGGATACCGGGCTCACCGAGCACCCTGAGACAGGCCTCTCGACCCGGCAATTGCGCGAGGAACTCTGGTCGATTTCACCCGATAATCCCCTGTCGATGACCGGGACCTCGACCTGGACCTGCGACATGCGCCGCCCCGGCTGGTTCGTGCGGACAGTGGCGACCGGGCGTGTTGCCTGCACCCGGACCGACTGGATCATCAGTGCTGTCGTCACCGCCTTCGAGGACGACGTGCAGATCTTCGAAAAGGTCTTTGCCGAAAAGCGGATCGCGCGCGACCTGATGTGA